The genomic DNA AAATTGAATAAAAAAATTTCATGGATAAATTTTTCGAGTGGTCAGGTGACAAAATCAAAAGGGAAAAAAGTGAAAGGATGTGCTACTATTCAATTAAGGATAAAGGTGGAGGATTAGCATGAGTAAAATAATCGAAGTAAAACATCTAAGTAAAAGTTATGGAAGTAGTAAATCACCGGTCAAGGTGTTAGACAATGTTTCTTTTTCAGTTGAAGAAGGAGAGTTTATTGGGATCATGGGGCCAAGTGGGGCTGGAAAAACTACTCTGATGAATATCTTATCAACGATCAATTTACCAACGATGGGTAGTGTGATGATCCAAGGGAATGAAATCACAAAAATGAAAAAACATGAATTGAGTGATTTCAGACGAAAAAAAATTGGCTTTATCTTTCAAACGTTCAATCTTATCGATACATTGAATGGTAAAGATAATATTTTACTTCCTTTGGCTATTGAAAATATGGCAAAAGATGAAATGGACCGAAGAGTTTTACATGTTGCCCAGCTTTTAGGGATCGAAGAATTACTAAAACGTTATCCTGATGAAATGTCAGTTGGACAAAGACAACGGATTGCGGCAGCTAGAGCTTTAGTAGTAGAACCAGAGGTGATCTTCGCAGACGAACCAACGGGATCATTGGATTCAAAATCAGCAACAGAATTGTTGAATTATTTAAAAACAGTCAACGAAGTCGAAAAATCAACGATCTTATTAGTGACACATGATCCTTATACAGCTAGTTATTGCAATCGTATTTTATTTATCAAAGATGGTGTGATTTTTTCAGAAGTGATCCGCCGAGGAACGAGAAAAGAATTCTTTGAAAAAGTCATCGACATGCAGGCGACGATTGGAGGAGGCGGTAAAATCAATGCTTTATAAACTAGCCGCAAAAAGTTTTTTTAAACAATCGAGGGGCTACCTTGTCTATTTCTTCAGTTTGACCTTATCGACGATGATCTATTACTCTTTTAGCGCGATGACC from Enterococcus mundtii includes the following:
- a CDS encoding ABC transporter ATP-binding protein; translated protein: MSKIIEVKHLSKSYGSSKSPVKVLDNVSFSVEEGEFIGIMGPSGAGKTTLMNILSTINLPTMGSVMIQGNEITKMKKHELSDFRRKKIGFIFQTFNLIDTLNGKDNILLPLAIENMAKDEMDRRVLHVAQLLGIEELLKRYPDEMSVGQRQRIAAARALVVEPEVIFADEPTGSLDSKSATELLNYLKTVNEVEKSTILLVTHDPYTASYCNRILFIKDGVIFSEVIRRGTRKEFFEKVIDMQATIGGGGKINAL